The following are encoded together in the Acidovorax sp. KKS102 genome:
- a CDS encoding ornithine cyclodeaminase: MATPQHFSTLYLSAPDVIALVQRKGIEACLRGISDYIHDDFLRWGAFDKSARVASHSRDGVIELMPIADGQTYAFKYVNGHPKNTRWGLSTVMAFGVLADVSTGAPLLLSELTLTTALRTAAMSAVAARALARPGARTMALIGNGAQSEFQALAFHHLLGIDSLRLFDTDPAATAKLQANLQGTVGLRPVACTSTAEAVRGADIVTTVTADKTNATILTPGMLAPGMHINAVGGDCPGKTEMHADVLRQAQVFVEYAPQTRIEGDIQQLPPDFAVTELWQVLAGQHGGRASDAAVTVFDSVGFALEDFSALRFLRDAAAELGMGQPIELIPQLSDPKNLFGLLHTRSPLLRVVA, translated from the coding sequence ATGGCTACCCCCCAGCACTTTTCCACCCTGTACCTCAGCGCCCCTGATGTGATCGCGCTGGTGCAGCGCAAGGGCATCGAGGCCTGCCTGCGCGGCATCTCCGACTACATCCATGATGACTTCTTGCGCTGGGGCGCCTTCGACAAATCCGCACGGGTAGCCAGCCACTCGCGCGACGGCGTGATCGAACTCATGCCCATTGCAGATGGGCAGACCTATGCATTCAAGTACGTCAACGGCCACCCCAAGAACACGCGCTGGGGCCTGTCCACGGTGATGGCGTTTGGCGTGCTGGCCGATGTGTCCACGGGCGCGCCGCTGCTGTTGAGCGAACTCACCCTCACCACCGCGCTGCGCACCGCCGCCATGTCGGCCGTGGCCGCACGGGCCTTGGCCCGCCCCGGTGCCCGCACCATGGCGCTGATTGGCAACGGTGCACAGAGCGAGTTCCAGGCGCTGGCCTTTCACCATCTGCTGGGTATCGACTCCCTGCGTTTATTCGACACCGATCCGGCTGCAACGGCCAAGCTGCAGGCCAACCTGCAAGGCACGGTGGGCCTGCGCCCCGTGGCCTGCACCAGCACGGCCGAGGCCGTGCGCGGCGCCGACATCGTGACCACGGTGACGGCCGACAAAACCAACGCCACCATCCTCACGCCCGGCATGCTGGCCCCCGGCATGCACATCAACGCCGTGGGCGGCGACTGCCCCGGCAAGACCGAGATGCATGCCGACGTGCTGCGCCAGGCCCAGGTGTTTGTGGAATACGCGCCGCAAACGCGCATCGAAGGCGACATCCAGCAACTGCCGCCTGACTTTGCAGTGACCGAGCTGTGGCAAGTGTTGGCGGGCCAGCATGGCGGGCGCGCCAGCGATGCGGCGGTGACGGTGTTCGACTCGGTAGGCTTTGCGCTGGAGGACTTTTCTGCGCTGCGCTTCTTGCGCGACGCGGCGGCCGAGCTGGGCATGGGTCAGCCCATCGAACTCATCCCCCAGCTGTCAGATCCCAAGAACCTGTTTGGGTTGCTGCATACACGCAGTCCCCTGCTGCGCGTTGTGGCCTGA